TGCGGCGCGGCAACAGCGGATTCGAGCAAGCCGGGAAGCCTGGGGTCAGACCTTGAGTTGTACACTTATCCTCTCAAGTTTCCTTTCAAGCTTTTTGTCTCCTTCCGGCAGGTGCTGGGGACAGGCATAGTTTTGGGCATAAGTTTATTTGTTGCTTAACGGTTATTCCGGGGAAGCCTGGGGTCAGACCGGAAGCCTGGGGTCAGACCTTGAGTTGTACACTTATCCTCTCAAGTTTCCTTTCAAGCTTTTTGTCTCCTTCCGGCAGGTGCTGGGTCAGGCCTCGTTTTGGGCATGAGTTTATTTGTTGCTTAACGGTTATTCCGTGCAGTGGTGATTTGTTGATTTGGGATTTGACCTTGAATTGTACAGTTAATTCGGGGTGAGGTTTTCTTCAAAGCGGCGTCGGGCCGGTAGAGTAGAAAAGAGGCGCGGTGGGTTAAGGCATGATTGGCGTATTTCCCGCAACTTTCGTTCCACGCGGGAGCATGTATCATGCCGGACTCCGTTTCCTCTCTCCCCTCATCGAACCGGACGTGCGGATTTCCCGCATCCGGCTCTCCGACCGGTTTCACGACAGGCTCACGGGCGTGGCGCGGCTTTGTCCTTCATCATGCGGGTGACACCCATCTCATCGAACACCCTTAGGGACAATCCTTTCAAGTCCAGCGTGGACTTCTTGCAGCGCCGGTTGACGAAGAATCGCACTTTGTCGCTGACGTAGTTGTTGATGGCTCGGTAACTCAGGTACGTGTTCCCGTAGCTGAAGTAATTCCTCCAGCCGTCCAGGGTGCGGTTCAGAGATTTCACCACTTCCGGCATCGGTTCCATGTTACCGGGCGCGAGTTTCCCTCTCACTTTCTCCTTGAGCCGCAGCACGCTTTTCTTCGAGGGTTGCGCCGTCAGAAAGCGTTGCCCCGTCCGCGTGTACCGCTGCATCCCGAAGGTGTAGCCGAGGAAATCGAAGGTCTCCTCCCGCGCGTTGACGATGCGGGTTTTCTCCTCGTTCAGCGTCAGCCCCAGGCGTCCCATCACGCGCCGCGTCCACTCCAGCGCGCCGGCGGCACGGCCCCGGCTCAGGATCACGAAGTCGTCGGCGTAGTTGAAAATCCGCGCCGCGAACAGATCTCCCTTGCCCTGCCTCCGCCACAGCCGCAGATACAGGTTCATGTAGACGTTCGCAAGCAGCGGGCTGATGACTCCCCCCTGCGGCGTGCCCGCCCGGCTCTTCTTTCCTCCGGTCAGCCGCCGGTTCCCCTTCCCGTCCGTTTCCTCCACCGGAGCCTTGAGCCACATCTCCAGGAGCCGTAGAAGATGCACGTCCGTGATGCGCCGCTTCACCGCCAGCAGCAGTTTGTCGTGGGGTATGCTGTCGAAGTATTTCGACAGGTCGGCGTCCACCACGTCCGTGAACCCTTCCTTCAGACTCTTGTGGGTCTGCTTCACCGCATCGAGCGCGCCGCGCCCCGGACGATAGCCGTTCGCGCTGTCCTCAAAATCCGCCTCGAAGATCGGCTCGATCACCAGCTTCACCGCCGTCTGCGCCACTCGGTCCCGTATCGTCGGAATTCCCAGCGGCCTCTCCCCGCCCCCCGGCTTGGGGATCATCACCCGCCTCACCGGGTCGGGCCGGTACGTCTTGTCGTGCAAATCCTTCCTCAACTCCTCCAGCCACTTCTCCAGCCCCTCCGCCTCGATGGCCGCGAAAGTCTTTCCGTCCACTCCCGGCGCGCCGCCGTTAGCGCGCGCAATCCGCCAGGCGTGGGCCAGAATGTCTTCCCGATACACCTTGTCGTAGAGCTGGTAAAACCGGAACTTCGGCTCGCCCTTCGCCTTCTCGTAGAGCTTCTTCTGGAACGCCAGAATTTTGTCGGGGGTTGCCAGGCTCATCGCCAATCCCTCCTCTTTAGTTCCCTCCAAAGCACCCGGAAGCGAGGCCCCTTCCCTCCACCGGCGTTACCCGGCTTCAACGGTACTATGGGCCTCTCCGACTTCCGCCTCCGCCGCGGCCTGACGCCGCGTTGAGGGCCGCCACCCCTCGCTTCGGCGGACCTCCCACGTTGCCCGCGGAACCTTCCACACGTGCCGCTCCCACTACCCCGGCGAACCGCGTCCGCCGCCCGCGTCGGTTGCTTCGCGGACGCGCTCCGGCCTTCCCCAAGTGCGGAATGGGTCGGCGTTCGCATCTTCACTTTCGAGGCTTGCTCAGGATTCACTCGCGTTGCGGCCCGCGTGTTTGCAGGCCCACCTTTCGTGGACTTTGTCTCCGGGGCTTCAGCCCGGCGGGTTACCCCGCCGCTCTGCCCGGACAGCTACCGGGGCGTACCGACAATTCCCCGGGCGAAACTCTCATCCGCTGGTTCCACGCGCCTTTCGTGGCGCACCCGCACTCCGATATCTACAAATATTCTTTTCTCAAGTCGTTTTTTGTACAACAAGAGACCAAAACCGATAGGTTTGAGTAAAGAAACATATTTCAAATCAGTAGTGTCAAGCGCCTAGTTTATCGCCCGCGCCTTGCGCAGCGCCGATATTTCATCGTCACCCGCGCCCAGCCATTCCCGGAGCACTTCCTCCGTGTGCCTGCCAAGCTTCGGGCAGGAAGAGCGTATCTCGTTCGGCGCCTCGCTCATGGAAATCGGGTCGCCCGGCACCGCCACCGTGCCGAACGTCTCGTCCGGCGCCTGGGCCAGCATCCCGCGCGCCGCAAGCTGCTCCGAGGAATTCACCGCCTCGAAGGCGGCCACCTCCGCGCAAGGGATATTCTTTTCAGCCAGCGCCGAAACCACCTCCGCCACCGTATGCTCCGCCACCC
This portion of the bacterium genome encodes:
- the ltrA gene encoding group II intron reverse transcriptase/maturase, with product MSLATPDKILAFQKKLYEKAKGEPKFRFYQLYDKVYREDILAHAWRIARANGGAPGVDGKTFAAIEAEGLEKWLEELRKDLHDKTYRPDPVRRVMIPKPGGGERPLGIPTIRDRVAQTAVKLVIEPIFEADFEDSANGYRPGRGALDAVKQTHKSLKEGFTDVVDADLSKYFDSIPHDKLLLAVKRRITDVHLLRLLEMWLKAPVEETDGKGNRRLTGGKKSRAGTPQGGVISPLLANVYMNLYLRLWRRQGKGDLFAARIFNYADDFVILSRGRAAGALEWTRRVMGRLGLTLNEEKTRIVNAREETFDFLGYTFGMQRYTRTGQRFLTAQPSKKSVLRLKEKVRGKLAPGNMEPMPEVVKSLNRTLDGWRNYFSYGNTYLSYRAINNYVSDKVRFFVNRRCKKSTLDLKGLSLRVFDEMGVTRMMKDKAAPRP
- a CDS encoding CoA transferase; its protein translation is MEAIGRADSLKDPRFSNFVTRIQNARDGIAMIAPWVAEHTVAEVVSALAEKNIPCAEVAAFEAVNSSEQLAARGMLAQAPDETFGTVAVPGDPISMSEAPNEIRSSCPKLGRHTEEVLREWLGAGDDEISALRKARAIN